A window of Gossypium raimondii isolate GPD5lz chromosome 7, ASM2569854v1, whole genome shotgun sequence genomic DNA:
TCTGTTTGAGCATCTGAGGATTTTGCAAGGAGCTTGCATCCAAATTTCCGGGCAACTACACGGGGTGAACTGAGTGAGCTATGTGATTTTGTCACCCTTTTCATCTCTTGCTTTATTTTACTGAATTCCTCTTCAAGCTCTCCTACTCTAGACCTCATTTTTTCCATATCCACCTTTAAAACTCGGTTTTCACGTACAACTGTCACCCATCCATCTCTTTGCACGATCTGGCCAGCTGTCGCATTACCAGCTATCTCCCCTTGACCTGTAGGGGCACTTTCAGCTTCCAAGACATTGAGACAGCCGGCTAAAGCCATTCTTAAATGCATCTGCTCAAAGAACAAGACTTGCAGAATGACTCTGAGTGGCAGTCTTTCATTTTGGGAAGCATGGGCACAAGCATCAACGGAAAGTTTCTGGTAATCAATGATATTGCAAAGTTTTTCCTTCTCTCCATCAGAAAGCCAAGGATGCGCCTGCAAAACGGTAGTAATAATTACAAACCTTGAAACCAATATACTCCATCTAAATAAAAGTAGGTTTAGTAGATTTAAACCTTGAAATAAATGTCCAGTGCTCTGTATAGCCCATCATGCAAAGGTCTTGAAGATTCTGGAAGGACCTCTGCAAGAATACGTAACTTTCCGGGTTTCAAATTTACATCAGAAGCAACTTCTGCAATATAACTATCCATTAACCTGGCAACTTTTCTTAAGGGTTCAGATGATGGTGATGACTCTAGGTCTAATGATGGTGGTGAAAATAATGTTAACCCTGACTCCAAGGACACAAAATGATGGACGATCCGTTCAACACAATCAGTATTATATAGGGTATCAGAATCTGAGTATGAAGGAATCAAAAGACCATCGAGGCTAGCCAGTTCCAATTGCATTCCAATTCTCCTCTCCAAAGAATCCTGGCATGTTTGATTGACACCTAATATCGATGCAACACGAAGAAGTCCAAGTAAAAACCGGCAGAAGGACTTGCCCTTCTTTTTTGGAAGAAGCATTTCAATGCTTTCCAATAAAACTTTCTGATCAACAGCGACGGGAGTCAGGCTAAAACTTGCAACTGTCCTGGCTTTGCCACCCTGCACGCTCTGCCATCGGCCCAGACCTGGTAGAAACTTTCTTGCATAGTACATTATGGCACCTGCTAGAAGTTCACATCTTATACCCCTTCCTTCCATTGTTTTAATGAGTCTTTCAAATAAACCTACACTGAAATATGAGATGTCTTCAAACCACCAATCAGATTCTGCACTTCTTATTCTCGCCCCAGTGTTTATTCCATTCCATAGAATGCTTCCACCAGGGCTCTGTAGGCTACCGTACATCATCATAGGCCAACCGAACAAACTAGGATCCGTACAAACCATCATGGATACAGCATTCAAACATTTCTTTAATATGTAGAGCTTTTCTGCCCTCGGCATGCATGACTCGCAACTTTGTAAAGCCAATATACAATCCTTCCAGTTGCGAAGTACATTTTTGTGGAGGAAGTTCTCAGACTTCAAAAGTAAATTATCTTCCCCATACTCATCCGTCATCTCAAGGAAGTCAGCGGCACAGTAGACCATTATTATATTTCTTGCTGTAAATTCCACTCGAATGCCATAGCAAAATTTTGCTGCAAACAAAAAAGCGTCTGGGCCACCAGGGAATTCTTCAAGGTTTGTGGTAAAAGTCTTATCGTGGGTACTCTTTAGTTCTTCAAAGATGGAagcgatcttcccacatttcgaCATGAGAGGAAACTGCAGTTATACATGATCATAAAGCATAACATGGTTAATCAGTAACATGATGAAGCCACATTACACTATCTATAATGCAAGGAAGTTGCCTAAACTGCAGGGTTAAATCATCTGATAAAGTGTTCATCTAAATTCAGTTCTAGTTTACACAGTCTAtctgtttcttctttttcattcaaTAGAAATCTAAACTCCTCCATCTGCATACAGACTTTAACTATCATGTAGTTCAATTATTTAAAGGactaaaacaacaataaaatgcCTCTACATGATCACAGAAactatagaaaaattataatcttTTCACCAAAAAGTCCAGGAATCAATAATCAGTTAACaacaaaattatacattatGTTGATCATTGCAATTCAAATATCAAGGTAAGAAAAATAGTCTCAAGACCAAACACCAAAAAACACCTCAGATGGGAGTGGAAACTGAAAAATGACTTACCTTATGAAGATGGAAGTTCACACCATCCACTATAATGGTTAAATCACTTGGCAACCCCGCATTAAAAAACCTGCAAAACCAATAGAAACTACACTATGAGAATAATTCTTTAACTCCATTAGATAGCCCCAACCTGTTGTCTCTCTTCTACGAATCCAAAacaaagggaaaaagaaaagcataatTCGATCAAAAGATACAGagcttatatatattattcaataaCGAAATTGgaggggaaaagaaaaaggcagtaatatttccaatttagtctcaaaattgaacaaaaagaagACAACCCAGAAAGGAAAATAGAGCAAAGAACTGTCAACATACTTCAATTACGATATGGATTAGAGAGATACAAGTGTAGCAGAGTTTTAAGTGTTGGAGCTTACCAGTCATTTCCATGTTTGTAAAACCCAGAAACCTTGGCAGGTGCCATGACTGAGAGAGAAAGGGGAACACGCCCAACTTTGAATTGGGATCTTATAATAAATGCCTTCCCCCcacaaaagggaaaacaaaaaacccaaatatcaaaattttaaaatcaaaagcaaatcAGTATAATTCttcttaaacattaaaaaagaaGCAGAGAGAAGAGCCAAGGGGACAAAGGCTAAATGGGGGCGTGTGGGCAACAGTGGAACTTTACagctaagaaaataaaactccAAATGCCTTGTCTTCCTCCAACAAAAGCCGCAACTCCATTTCCATGGACCATATATATTACTAATTTACTACTAAACTCTTAAAAAAGAAGCATTATAAAAACAACCATGCAAAAcacagttttaaaaaaatacccaaGTTATCGTCAGTCgaaaaaaaaggagaataaATAGAGAAATGTATTTAATGTTTCAGAAAAAAAGCATGCACAGATCACGACAGGAAAACAACCAAGCAGCGGGGGGGCATATGGAATACCCCTCTCTTtctatatatgatattttataatgggAAATAAAAGGTGGGTCAAAGTGAAAAACAAAAGGCAAGTGATTGGGAGATGGGAAGGGGGTGTGGGTGTGGCTTTAGCCGGCCAAGAAACAAGGCAAATGATAAGTgagaaaagtttaaattaaaaaaagatacTATGGGTTTTATGTCTGTCAGACTTTCTTCATTTTGGGGTCTAAAACATTGCTTGCGAACTTCAAATCATCATCATAACATAAAACGCGTGGTGATGAGAATggtggttttctttttcttcctttttgttgagtttttattttatttcatgatttATGAAGCTGGATGTATTTAAGTTTAAACCGTAAATAACCGGAAAGGACGTGACACAGCGTCCTATGTCGGAACTCTCAACATTGTAGGGTAAATTGCAGCCATGGTCACTTCATTATTCTTAAATTTACACATTGATCCaccaattatattatttgattttgattgtttaCATCAACATGGCCATTAAGTCAGTGTTCCTCAAATTTAGTCACCTAATTattaataaacttttattttgatcacttaattataaaaaattacaaaacgatcactaatattatcaatttgaaacattttaatCACTCGTATGTTATCTCAATAATGCACTAATGAGGtgacatattaattcataaGCTTAATAGTTAATTTGGTCCCTAGACTATAATTAAAGTATCATTTTAATACTTCTACacttttaacaaaaattcaaatcaaatccaaaaattcttaaaatatatgaattttcaaaattttctttcctaaaacaataattatatgaaaaattcttgaaaattaaaatattcatagaatttcaaaaaaatggtatTTTTCTATTAACTGCTACAATTCACAATTTATCCATGCTTGAGAATTGTTTGcaaatatcatttcataatCTAAACCTAAACCATTGGCATCATTGTTTTCCTTTTGATGTGATTTGCATTAttaatttaggaaaaacatatatttgatgctttacatatataaacaaacataaattctaaaaattcattagagataaataaatatcatcaaaataggCATCTATagcataaattttttattttccctttcttcTAACACTTGTGAAAATAACAAGCTTCTAAGCTAATTGATCAAATAATTTCTCTAACGTGATTCAACACATTCTATCATTATACCTTTCTCATTAAAAGGCATTCTTCTCGATCTAGGTAAGTTTTCAAATGTTGTAAGCATGATAGTAataatagcataatgaaaaacTACAAAGATATGACATAAATTAGATGATCCACCtagcaaaaaacaaaaattgtgtTCTTGTCATGTTGATATTTTAGTACCAAATTGATACTTCAGTTATAACTCAATGACCAAATTAACTATTAAACCTATAAGCTAATGTGTTATGCCATCAATTCGTTAGTGATTATTTTACAAGTTTTCATGCATCGATGACCAAAACGATAATTGGCTAATAGTTGGGTGATTAGCGGTGTAACTTGCCCAAATATATGAAGGAACGGTAAATTGACTACCTGCGTTAACGTTTGTTAGCAAGTTAATGGAGGGATGACttaaatgatcaattttgaatagttgagtgatcaTAATGTAAACTTTTTTATAGTTAAGTTACCATGGATATAGTTtacgaaaaaaaattagattttcttCTATGAATTATAAGAAGAGAACAAAGTCCTAAGAACAACACGATTAGCGCGACTCGAACCTAAACTACACTTACAAAAACTATTAAATcacaattaattattaaaaaaaatattaacccTCCCtaaaaaacaatcaattaattataaaataatttgtaaagGCATTTAGGCAAACCCAAAGGCAGAAATGTCCTTTTTCTCCAACAACTTGAGAATAAAAGACAGAATATTGCAAATTAATCCCATTTAATGACTTCATCTTCATGCATTAATAATGTATTAGAAAGGTAGacttatataaattatgaccaaTTATAGTGCTGAAcccaattaaaaacaaaaaaagtaggTAGATGCTATTTCCGGACAAGCttactatttaaataatttattaatttaagcatcgaattttcaataattttcaaattcatccAACATCTCTCATAAATTCATAAAGTATGCTACTTATTAAACCTCCcaaatgattaatttgaatgacCTACCATTAAAAAAGGCAGTCAAAATTGCTTTTTAACCCATGTTTCTTTCTTTATGTTTTACGAAAAATGCATTAATCGATAGTATCTACAATGATAGTAAAAGAAATAGGTAAAGGTTTTTTTGAATGggtgtttatttttaatgcgacattttttgttttgttttttgctCATGTTATAGTATCGTTACATTATTCAATCTCACCCCACCATTGTTTTTAAACACACAGTCCATCCAAAGTGACCTAAAGGATCTTGGTTTATGTCATTTCAACCTAGTTTAGTTGCAACAGTTCAATTTAGGtgcttcatttaaaaaaaaaaaaccctttatttactaatatatttatatatatttaggttgAGATGctacttcaattatttttatttttcttgtctattatatcaatatttataatgatttaaataaaaaaactataaatttacaaaaatgtgGTCATATGAGAAATCAGTGTATTTATCTTCTTCATAACAAATGCAATGGAAGTGTTGTGATTGACAGTGTGGTTGTCCAAAATTAAGAGAGACAAAGACGGGTTGTTTTtgctaataaaatttaatcataactCACATGCTCTGTTTGAAACAAGCAATTATTTAAATGTCTCAACCTCCCACaccttaatataaataaatgtaaagaAAGAGGCATTTGACACATGACTAAAAGTCCTTTTTATCTAATGTCTTTTCTTTTAGCATttaaccattattatttttatcagtGGGGCAAAGAAAAGATGGCTCAACTGAATTATTATTACCTAAtttcttagaaaaaaaaaacagtatgataatatttatataacatGCAACTGTCCCTTTATTGTTGCATCTTTCGTCAAATCATTCATAAAGATGGACCTTGTAGAATTCTTTTCTAGGTGTGATTAAACTGTAAATTGTGCAAtcttaaagggactaaagaaaGAATTTCCCCTCTTTGAAAGAGTCAAGGCCGCcgctaaataaattatattcttacagtaaaattttggtaaacATGTATGTATCAAATTGTCTTCAAACACAACATTCTATGGGGAGCAGTGGTCCTGTTTTAAACTATGTGACATGTCATAAATTTATTGCCGTTTGTAACTTTGTTGACCCCCAAAATTTGGCTTTACAACGACTCTATCGCTCCTCAAATACAAATTTGCAGAGTTTTTGGAATTAGCTTTAAAATCATTACAGAACAGGTGAGATGTTCATAAAAAGACAGAGAATCAGCAACTTTGTTTTTTCAGCATGAAAAGACGAAATTTTTTAtggtatattaatatatgagtAGGCTAGGAATCTGGGTGGTGACTTGCAAAACACCTGTATGGTAGTGTGTTCATGTATGtggatattattttaatttataatatatatttaaaattatttatatatcattttctATCTCATAATAGCTTAAATTTGCATATtaataagtaatatataaatgtacatGTTTGCTACTATATAtccttaaaaataatgaaaagaaagtgattacatttattaaaatatgaatattaaaaatatttattaaacaatttgtattcatattaatttaaccttttttctattatttaaagtatttaattttgagttaCACTCTTACTGATATTGAAATGATTCTTTCATTGAATCAACAGCTAgaagcacaaaaaaaaaaagaatttcattCATAAGTCTTTTTAttgttataacattttaataataaaaatagttaacatattttaattaggttggataatattattttacatgaTTACGTGATttcatgaattaaaaaaaaacacctaAAATCATGGGTAACACATGTTCTattgttgaaattaaaaatagagagactaaatttaaaatgtatgagAAGTATAGGGATTGAGGGGaagaattaaccaaaaaattaattaaatagagaaaaagGAAACTTTTGAGTCAACCAACTAAATTGCTGCTTTTTTCAACCTTTATTTCTTCCTTTTGGGAGGAGTGAGAACTgagaaccaaaatttaaacaataaccCACCAACCCTTTTTTATTCTCGTCTTAGGTCAGTGTTTTAGTCTGCCCCgaaaaataagttattatttcataatattttattttattaaattagaaaaaagaggCCAAAATAGATAATGTCCCATGGAGAAGAAATCGCTTTCTAAGTAGAAAAAAAACATGGTCCCAGTCATTTTCCACCTAATATTATCCCAGACTTTGATGTTAatgtatgaattatattttatatttatttaaatttgactcCACTTGGAATATATGCCTCACATTATATTATAGCATCcctcataattaatttaagctattattcttttatattttttaaacaaaaaaatgttatttttaattcaatactTAATAATTGTTGATTGAGTGTTACCTCAATTGGCATCGGTATTGTTGCCAGTATAAGAGAACATAGGTTCAAGTGCACTGAAGTATATTACCCTCTTATTAAAGGGTTGGGAAGgaggcattgtatcaaaaaataaaaactaggaATCGtgacatataaaaataaaataatatcttacATAGTTAGAAAATTAGTTGAGTTGGACTCGAATCTTAAATGTGAGAGCTTGAACTTGATTAGTATTTCAAACATGACTTCTTTTTCTGTCTAAGCCTATTTTTCAGGTATAATATTTTTGCCCAAGTCCTACCAAATATTAGATAAGATTTCAAGTTAGTTGATAATTCTAATATCTGAgagttatttgtttttttttagtagGATCTTAggatttttagttatttttataagttaattttgttagattttagaaattttatttcattcatgttttaagttaattatatattatagtgttaaatcaaattaattttttgtgtgttaattatatatgtgttcTTATCCAAGGTAGGTCCAACAAAGCATGAGAAAGAATAGCTTGACAAAAGCAGATTTTCATTCCAACGGAAAATGTCTCTACCCCAACGAAAGGAAACATACAACTTTCTGCTCCACAAAACTCCAATGCAAAGATTTTTCGTTGGAGTAGTGCATGtacttcatattttttaaaagttgctGTTTTTGAAGGTTATAAAAggggaaataaaaaaaggaggagagaagagaaaaaaaaaaaaggaaaagccACCCAAGCTTTCAAGCATCAAGAATCGACAGATTTTAACGAGAAGATGAAGTTTCTCAATTGTTTTTCCTTCTTGTTTCCTTTTATTATGTCTAGttattgttttacttttaaGATGTTTCCAAATTCTCCATGAACTAAATATCTTTTCTAGGGTTACAATGGATTTCATGCTTAGTTAATTGAATGTATctatttttatctctttttattgtttatagagtttagattatttattcaattttgttcttctttgaGAATAGTTCAACCAACTATTAGTTTGGCAAAACCTAAAGAAATCAGAAGATGACTTTTTGTTTTAGGTCTAGAATGGATAACTATTAGTTTTAATTAGATGGGTCAATCCGTGATTTGTAATTAGGATAGGAATACCTAATTATCTTGGGTAGCTATAATTGGGATAGTTCTTAATCAATTTGATCTACATTATTGGCATAGGAAAATAGCTCAATAGTTGGGTTAAATTACTTCTTTAATTGCACGGAAGAAAATTAAGAGAATTTTAACTCCCCAAATTAATAATCAACTCTATTAGAATAAATTGGGTGGAGACAGATCAATTAGCTAACACATACGATGAAATTGTAATCTTAAGGTTTTACTAttgattgtttattttatttaattttcatggcttatttttatttacttttaaattaggtagaaaaatttgttattggttaatttggatAACTTTTAGAGTAACATTTAATGATTGGTTTTTCGTTCTGTGATGTCGATATTTTATACTACTTGAAACAATACATATACTTGTATGTAAGATTTGAATCAACACTAATGAAGGTAAgtctaaatttatttgtattgattGTATCGTTTGTATTTAATCAAGAAATTTCATTTGGAAGTGTTTGGTTTAGATTTAGAaggatattaaaaaaatagatgaaaGAGTAGGGAAGGTCCCAGCAGAAAACGTGAAAATGTAGTAATGTAAGTAAGCAACAGACAGACACCCATGAACCATTGCTGGTGTCACTCATCTTCAACCTCTTCCTTCCATTAAACGTTATTCAAAACTCACACTTTAGCTTAGCTTAACCCACAGCtaccttcttttttctttttaaataagttgAGATTTGACCTATGGGCAATGATaaaccttttttccttttttggtaCCAATGATAAAGcctctttaaaataaataacttgaaatgttcatttaaaatcatttaaataattttttgaatcaatttattattataaaattaatgcGAATAATATAGTGGAATTGAAATTGTTAAGATTGCGTTTGTGAACtaatatttcagaatttaaatttgaatttcaaaaatagtataaatagagtagtaaataatttagaaatataacatttatgatatttttaaatccaTGGGTTTATTAGAAGCTTAtttgaaatccttaaaatatttttggatttgataaatctatgtttttatacttttctAATATTTGCTATATTGAATCTagactagacctgtccatgggccgggccgggcccgaaaAAAAATTCGGCCCGACTCtaaggcccgggcccggcccggcccgaaatatgggcctaaaattttgcccaggcccgtcccgagaaaaaaaaataagcccgagcccggcccgatttttaataaacacaaaaaaaatattttaaaaataaaaaataaaaaaatatatttttaaagtattttaaaattaaaaaataaaaataaaaatatatttattatatttgaattgggtagggctcgggccaaaaagtTGGCCGAGTCCCGCccatttttaaacgggcctcattttttgcccaagcccatatttcggcttatatttttacccgaaccctcccatatttcgggcgggccgtcgggccgggccgggccgcccggcccatggacaggtccgATCTAGACTAGTTTATCCACTTCATTCTTACCATTTATAtgataattgaaattcaaatccaaaatttcaaatccaAGTTCTCAAACAGGGAACAAAAGGTTATTTGGGAATTATATACCCGAGGTCCATGGCGTATTTCATTTTGGGGTCTTTTGAAAGATCATGAAATCCAAGGATTTTTAaatctttatcatttttttatattctctaTGTCTATTTTACTGTTTATATTCGAGGTTCGTGACTGTCCCTCTCAACAATATTGTTTTCAATGTTCAAACATACGCCTCCCTTTAAGAATTCAATGTGCATTACTATTGTACTCAACACTTGTTAATAAATCTTAAACACTTCATATAAGAATAATGGCATGAATGACCCCCTGTACTTTAAGGTTTGTTCTAATATGAtacttctatttttaaaatgtccAATTTAATACTTGAAGTTTTATTCCTTTACTCATAATGGTGCTTAAATTTAACACCGTTAAAAAAGATGATCACGTGACACATTTACCAATTAAATAGTGACATATGGCACATGATTGTCTTATTGATTATAAGTTCAAGGGTTTCTCCGCACTAAGCTAAAAAATTTCCTTAATTATATGAAGTAGAtttttttaggctttttttttaagattatcACGACCACCATCAAGAAGCAACTTATAATCACTTCTCACCGAGAAAACACCTGAAGGTTTGCCTCTCCACACAACCGTATCCTCATGCTCTGACCTGGCTAAAGGGATTCTTAGAATTTTGTTCGCAACATTACCCTCAAAGGTATCCTTTATCAAACCCACATTTCATTTCCTTTGAGAATAGCCAATCAAATCATAAACCTTTTcaatattattgttgttgatattaccatatattatgaaattttcaGCCCATGCCAACCAAGCATCCTCACGAATAGATATTCGGTCTCCTATACCAACCCTCCAATAGAGACCATCTTGCAATAGACCCTTTTTGACCAAATGCTTTTCCAggtaaaaaaaggtaaattaaggTAAATTACCTAATCGTGCTTGCAAAAAGTCATAACGCGGAAAGTATTTAGCTTTTAGGACGTGGCTTAATAACAAGTTCGGATTAGTAATAATACACCAACCCTGCTTGGCAAGCGAAGCAACATTAAA
This region includes:
- the LOC105792347 gene encoding BTB/POZ domain-containing protein At3g44820 yields the protein MAPAKVSGFYKHGNDWFFNAGLPSDLTIIVDGVNFHLHKFPLMSKCGKIASIFEELKSTHDKTFTTNLEEFPGGPDAFLFAAKFCYGIRVEFTARNIIMVYCAADFLEMTDEYGEDNLLLKSENFLHKNVLRNWKDCILALQSCESCMPRAEKLYILKKCLNAVSMMVCTDPSLFGWPMMMYGSLQSPGGSILWNGINTGARIRSAESDWWFEDISYFSVGLFERLIKTMEGRGIRCELLAGAIMYYARKFLPGLGRWQSVQGGKARTVASFSLTPVAVDQKVLLESIEMLLPKKKGKSFCRFLLGLLRVASILGVNQTCQDSLERRIGMQLELASLDGLLIPSYSDSDTLYNTDCVERIVHHFVSLESGLTLFSPPSLDLESSPSSEPLRKVARLMDSYIAEVASDVNLKPGKLRILAEVLPESSRPLHDGLYRALDIYFKAHPWLSDGEKEKLCNIIDYQKLSVDACAHASQNERLPLRVILQVLFFEQMHLRMALAGCLNVLEAESAPTGQGEIAGNATAGQIVQRDGWVTVVRENRVLKVDMEKMRSRVGELEEEFSKIKQEMKRVTKSHSSLSSPRVVARKFGCKLLAKSSDAQTDVAGSTGPTPRPSVEKACSSRNSRHRKSFSLF